One region of Mugil cephalus isolate CIBA_MC_2020 chromosome 17, CIBA_Mcephalus_1.1, whole genome shotgun sequence genomic DNA includes:
- the LOC125023388 gene encoding putative protein TPRXL translates to MSSPCLLRAAPISQPRIREVKISLKASSREAAATRSSSSSSGSGAAKEAAGRPYAPSEKEAPARVGLSGSSSSSGGGISRSRSTPPVHRAHRPDGKKPTRGSVGRQQEQPEHHPERNGTLLHVPLAAAPSGLSPFSPTSSSSSSSSSCTSRRQRPSHPHPAPAPLLLLSSSSSSSSSAAASSSAKSMKRARWLSYSTSNISFNSILDGRFRQLQGTGVLTAELCVCARVCGCVFV, encoded by the coding sequence ATGAGCAGCCCGTGCCTGCTGCGTGCTGCTCCCATAAGCCAACCCCGGATCAGAGAGGTCAAGATCAGCCTGAAGGCCAGCAGCAGGGAGGCTGCGGCCActaggagcagcagcagcagcagcggcagcggagCGGCCAAGGAGGCTGCAGGGCGGCCCTACGCCCCGTCGGAGAAGGAGGCGCCGGCGCGGGTTGGCTtgagcggcagcagcagcagcagcggcggcggcatcAGCCGGAGCAGGAGCACCCCGCCGGTCCACCGGGCCCACAGACCAGACGGCAAGAAGCCCACGAGGGGGAGCGTCGGCAGGCAACAGGAGCAGCCGGAGCACCACCCGGAGAGGAATGGCACCCTCCTGCACGTCCCTCTCGCCGCGGCGCCCTCGGGActctcccccttctcccccacctcctcctcctcctcctcgtcctcctcgtgcACCTCGAGACGTCAACGGCCCTCTCACCCCCACCCTGCGCCcgccccactcctcctcctctcctcctcctcctcctcctcctcctccgccgccgcttCCTCCTCGGCCAAGAGTATGAAGCGAGCGCGCTGGCTGAGTTACAGCACCTCCAACATCTCTTTCAACTCCATCCTGGATGGACGCTTCAGGCAGCTGCAAGGTACAGGGGTCCTGACGgcggagctgtgtgtgtgtgcgcgtgtgtgtggttgtgtgtttgtctga